Proteins encoded in a region of the Neodiprion virginianus isolate iyNeoVirg1 chromosome 2, iyNeoVirg1.1, whole genome shotgun sequence genome:
- the LOC124299192 gene encoding fizzy-related protein homolog, with the protein MFNHEYEKRLLKPNNDITIDATTMMMGSGANSGCGTPVYFSPTKSTNNSFDRFIPTRSGNNWQTTFSMISEGGRAGLVAKKTRESGEASRDGIAYSCLLKNELLGASIEDVKGQCEERRVLSPLASKNLFKYTTPTKDRTLLDQSSPYSLSPLSSKSQKLLRSPRKATRKISRIPFKVLDAPELQDDFYLNLVDWSSQNVLSVGLGSCVYLWSACTSQVTRLCDLSSDNNSVTSVAWNERGNLVAVGTHLGYIQVWDVAVNKQVSKLQGHSARVGALAWNGEVLSSGSRDRLILQRDVRTPSVVGERRLGAHRQEVCGLKWSPDNQYLASGGNDNRLYVWNLHSLSPVQTYTEHLAAVKAIAWSPHHHGLLASGGGTADRCIRFWNTLTGQPMQCVDTGSQVCNLAWSKHSSELVSTHGYSQNQILVWKYPSLTQVAKLTGHSYRVLYLAMSPDGEAIVTGAGDETLRFWNVFSKARSQKENKSVLNLFTSIR; encoded by the coding sequence atgttcaatcaCGAATACGAGAAGCGACTGTTGAAGCCTAATAATGATATCACGATAGAcgcgacgacgatgatgatgggCAGCGGTGCGAACTCGGGCTGTGGAACGCCCGTTTATTTCTCGCCTACGAAATCAACGAACAACAGTTTCGATCGTTTCATACCTACGCGATCGGGCAACAACTGGCAGACAACGTTTTCCATGATATCCGAGGGCGGCAGGGCCGGCCTGGTGGCGAAGAAAACTCGAGAGAGCGGGGAGGCGAGTCGCGACGGTATCGCCTATTCCTGTCTCCTGAAAAACGAACTCCTGGGAGCGAGCATCGAGGACGTGAAGGGCCAGTGCGAGGAACGCAGAGTCCTCTCGCCACTCGCGAGTAAGAATCTTTTCAAGTATACAACACCGACAAAGGATCGAACCCTGCTGGACCAGAGCTCGCCCTACTCGCTGTCTCCGCTAAGCTCCAAGAGCCAAAAGCTTCTGCGTTCGCCCCGCAAAGCAACTCGCAAGATATCCCGGATACCGTTCAAGGTTCTCGACGCCCCCGAGCTCCAGGATGACTTTTATCTGAACTTGGTCGACTGGTCTTCCCAAAATGTCCTCAGCGTCGGCCTAGGCAGCTGTGTATATCTCTGGTCCGCCTGCACCAGTCAAGTCACCCGGCTGTGCGACCTTTCCAGCGATAACAACAGCGTCACATCCGTAGCTTGGAACGAGAGGGGGAACCTTGTCGCGGTCGGCACTCATCTCGGCTACATTCAGGTCTGGGATGTCGCTGTTAACAAACAGGTCAGCAAGCTACAGGGACATAGCGCCAGGGTCGGAGCTTTGGCCTGGAACGGCGAAGTTCTGTCTTCAGGGAGCAGGGACAGACTGATTCTCCAGAGGGACGTCAGAACGCCGAGCGTCGTCGGAGAGCGGAGACTCGGAGCCCATCGTCAGGAGGTCTGCGGGCTCAAGTGGTCCCCCGATAATCAGTACCTGGCTTCAGGAGGCAACGACAACCGTTTGTACGTGTGGAATCTTCACTCCCTGTCGCCTGTTCAGACGTACACCGAACATTTGGCAGCCGTCAAAGCGATCGCCTGGTCTCCTCATCACCACGGCTTACTCGCTTCGGGTGGAGGCACCGCCGACAGGTGCATTAGGTTCTGGAACACCTTGACCGGTCAGCCGATGCAGTGTGTCGACACTGGATCTCAGGTCTGCAATCTGGCATGGAGTAAACACAGCTCGGAGCTGGTCAGTACGCACGGATATTCTCAAAACCAGATTCTGGTATGGAAATATCCGAGTCTTACTCAGGTCGCTAAGCTCACCGGTCATTCGTACAGAGTTTTGTACCTTGCAATGTCGCCTGATGGCGAGGCCATTGTGACTGGTGCTGGCGACGAGACTTTGAGATTTTGGAACGTTTTTAGTAAGGCGAGAAGCCAAAAGGAGAACAAGTCTGTACTGAATTTATTTACCAGTATTAGGTAA
- the LOC124299191 gene encoding amine oxidase [flavin-containing] A, whose product MTIRTTSLYQNDPACPKPDDFDYNVIIVGSGITGLSAAHKIAEKNCGISVLVLEGSDKIGGRLAVSGVTKGFFIDNRQRHINSLIRELGLTSEYRKPSGNEDRIYYSRSGPIVVRREKITDEIDDFVNRLDQTFQSSDLKICADYPEAKKLARMSFDAFIDDCITGSEARELMKAIVFSICGLEAASVSTLWFIAMAIGAGGLKRRIKFALGSDWRKFIPGGAEEILKGLWRMAVHDEGTKIQTNSLVKLIEFNDVSAYVSILDGEQYKCEYVIVAVPPPESSKIRILPANEEVLKNQISHEPGRATFFVAKYDEAWWLRSNYSGDILGSIENPSELRIVYEATCPPDLSPAFLAGFLKRSADEKTTHPLEALRNCWTRTVWGADGSALSYSTMLKHYAESKWSEEEEDSGMNRGGQPMSAMKPCHVKYHLNPMLTPHKRVYWACSEYARFWPGTMDGGVESGEYSACSILYQVRPQSLNSEELRFVTPKTAPVAARKTDLPLDLVALHFVTTGIVTAILIIYCKPVK is encoded by the exons ATGACAATCAGGACGACTTCCCTCTATCAGAACGATCCCGCATGCCCAAAACCAGACGATTTTGATTACAACGTGATCATTGTTGGGTCCGGCATTACCGGGCTTTCGGCTGCCCATAAAATCGCCGAAAAAAATTGCGGTATCTCCGTTCTAGTGCTCGAAGGTAGCG ATAAAATCGGGGGAAGACTTGCCGTGTCAGGTGTAACGAAGGGGTTTTTTATCGACAACAGACAGAGGCACATAAACAGCTTGATAAGGGAACTCGGACTGACGTCGGAGTACAGAAAACCAAGTGGAAACGAAGACAGGATTTACTACTCTCGAAGTGGCCCGATCGTCGTTCGACGAGAAAAGATTACGgacgaaatcgatgacttCGTCAACAGG TTGGACCAGACCTTCCAGTCGTCCGACCTTAAAATCTGCGCGGATTATCCCGAGGCGAAAAAATTGGCCAGAATGAGCTTCGACGCTTTCATCGACGACTGTATAACTGGCTCCGAAGCCCGAGAACTCATGAAAGCAATCGTTTTCTCTATCTGCG GACTGGAAGCGGCCTCCGTATCCACTCTTTGGTTCATCGCGATGGCAATTGGCGCAGGCGGGTTAAAACGGAGGATAAAATTCGCCCTTGGAAGCGACTGGAGGAAATTTATACCG GGCGGAGCCGAAGAAATACTGAAAGGACTCTGGCGGATGGCGGTTCACGATGAGGGGACCAAAATTCAAACGAACAGCCTCGTCAAGCTGATAGAATTCAACGACGTTTCTGCCTACGTGTCGATTCTCGACGGCGAACAATACAA ATGCGAGTACGTGATTGTTGCCGTGCCGCCGCCAGAAAGTTCGAAAATAAGGATACTTCCAGCGAACGAAGAAGTGTTGAAAAACCAAATATCTCACGAGCCTGGAAGGGCGACTTTCTTCGTGGCAAAATACGACGAGGCCTGGTGGCTGCGGAGCAATTACAGCGGGGACATTCTTGGCTCGATAGAGAACCCGAGCGAGCTTCGAATCGTCTACGAGGCGACTTGCCCGCCCGATTTATCGCCAGCGTTTTTGGCGGGCTTTTTGAAAAGGAGTGCCGACGAAAAG ACGACCCATCCTCTCGAGGCCCTGCGAAACTGCTGGACGAGAACGGTTTGGGGTGCGGATGGATCGGCCCTTTCATACTCGACGATGTTGAAGCACTACGCGGAATCTAAATGGTcggaggaagaagaggatTCGGGGATGAACCGAGGCGGCCAACCCATGAGCGCGATGAAACCTTGCCACGTTAAATATCACCTAAACCCAATGCTGACACCGCATAAAAG GGTTTACTGGGCGTGCAGTGAGTACGCGCGATTTTGGCCTGGAACGATGGACGGCGGCGTTGAATCGGGAGAATACTCGGCCTGTTCTATTCTGTACCAGGTTCGTCCGCAGTCCCTGAACAGTGAGGAGCTACGTTTTGTAACCCC GAAGACGGCGCCGGTCGCAGCCAGGAAGACCGATCTACCTCTCGACTTAGTTGCACTCCACTTTGTCACCACGGGGATCGTAACCGCGATTTTAATCATCTACTGCAAACCGGTTAAATAA